A section of the Magnetococcales bacterium genome encodes:
- a CDS encoding dihydropteroate synthase family protein — MRWGEGGRYCLDFSRPLLMGILNVTPDSFSGDGVAGDVTAAVGRGVELARNGADVVDVGGESTRPGADAVSVAEELSRIIPVVRALSRRLEIPVSVDTSKPEVMEEALLAGAAMINDVSALGVVDASGGVAVAVDGAEAEAEEHLLDRRKVSLLAGLDVPVCLMHRRGTPKGMQDNPWYRDVVREVYHFLERRIAACRKGGIDRRRLIVDVGIGFGKSAGHNLELMRHHGMFSGLGQPLMLGVSRKRIVGHLSGVADPGMRDTASHALAVLGMRTGVRMFRVHDVAGARQALTAAWGWMNDGERRKR, encoded by the coding sequence ATGCGCTGGGGGGAAGGTGGCCGGTATTGTCTTGATTTTTCCCGTCCGCTGCTCATGGGCATTCTCAATGTGACGCCCGATTCCTTTTCCGGGGATGGGGTTGCCGGGGATGTGACGGCGGCGGTCGGGCGCGGGGTGGAACTGGCGCGAAACGGCGCCGATGTCGTCGATGTCGGAGGAGAATCGACACGGCCCGGCGCGGATGCGGTTTCGGTGGCGGAAGAGTTGTCGCGGATCATCCCGGTGGTGCGGGCGCTGTCGCGGCGTCTTGAGATTCCCGTCTCGGTGGACACCAGCAAGCCGGAGGTGATGGAGGAGGCGCTCTTGGCCGGCGCGGCGATGATCAACGACGTGTCGGCCCTTGGCGTGGTCGATGCGTCCGGGGGCGTGGCCGTGGCCGTGGATGGGGCGGAGGCGGAGGCGGAGGAACACCTTCTCGACCGGCGCAAGGTATCGCTGCTGGCGGGTCTGGATGTGCCGGTTTGTCTGATGCATCGCCGGGGAACCCCGAAGGGGATGCAGGACAATCCCTGGTATCGGGATGTGGTGCGGGAGGTCTACCATTTTCTCGAACGAAGGATCGCCGCCTGCCGCAAGGGGGGGATCGATCGTCGGCGGTTGATTGTCGATGTTGGCATCGGTTTTGGCAAGTCCGCGGGACACAACCTTGAATTGATGCGGCATCATGGAATGTTTTCGGGATTGGGACAGCCGCTGATGTTGGGTGTATCGCGCAAAAGGATCGTGGGCCACCTGAGTGGTGTCGCGGACCCAGGGATGAGGGATACGGCGAGTCATGCGCTGGCGGTGTTGGGAATGCGGACCGGGGTGCGCATGTTTCGTGTCCACGATGTGGCTGGGGCGCGGCAGGCCCTGACCGCGGCATGGGGATGGATGAACGACGGGGAGCGACGGAAGCGATGA
- the ftsH gene encoding ATP-dependent zinc metalloprotease FtsH: MFRHSCQEAQASGSGDRFLNGFYKNLSLWLVIGLLLVMLFNLFNQPQTREQHIPFSDFLNQLDQGRVTDVTVQGRTLTGILTDGGGFTTYTPEDPDLMRLIREKKVNITARPPEETPILLTILISWFPMLLLIGVWVFFMRQMQGGGGRGPMSFGKSRARMLSEKQGKVTFADVAGIEEAKEELQEVIEFLKNPQRFQRLGGKIPKGVLLIGPPGTGKTLLARAIAGEANVPFFNLSGSDFVEMFVGVGAARVRDMFEQGKKNAPCIIFIDEIDAVGRHRGAGLGGGHDEREQTLNQLLVEMDGFESAEGVILVAATNRPDVLDPALLRPGRFDRQVAVPNPDILGRTRILEVHMGKVPLAESVDPEVIARGTPGFSGADLANLVNEAALGAARLDKKLVDMEDFEAAKDKVMMGKPRKSAIISEKERLTTAYHEAGHAIVASVIPGTDPVHKVTIIPRGRALGLTMQLPTEDRHTYSRQQLEDNIAIMMGGRIAEDVVLNQMTTGANNDIKRATDIARGMVCEFGMSDLLGPMVYGDKEEEIFLGREITQHKSVSEETARLIDKEIRAIIDRNYERAKAILLEKRQVLDNMAKGLLERETLDSEEVARLVDGASLEEALKPLPAIAKKGPKRKRRAKPKPVRPIDEEEADFAEEEDFEGDDDNLSGGEDRPVADQRGKSGRKPKGSPKGPEDVADRVDISGFEGPKDS; encoded by the coding sequence ATGTTCCGCCACTCATGCCAGGAGGCCCAGGCTTCCGGTTCGGGAGACCGCTTTTTGAACGGATTCTATAAAAATCTTTCGCTGTGGCTGGTCATCGGCCTATTGCTGGTGATGCTGTTCAATCTGTTCAACCAGCCGCAAACCCGCGAGCAACATATACCCTTTTCCGATTTTCTCAATCAGCTCGATCAGGGGCGGGTCACCGATGTGACGGTCCAGGGGCGGACGCTGACCGGGATTCTCACGGATGGCGGTGGGTTTACCACCTACACGCCCGAGGATCCCGACCTCATGAGGTTGATCCGGGAAAAGAAGGTCAACATCACCGCCCGGCCTCCGGAAGAGACACCCATCCTCCTGACCATATTGATTTCCTGGTTTCCGATGCTGCTTCTGATCGGGGTGTGGGTTTTTTTCATGCGGCAGATGCAGGGGGGCGGAGGTCGCGGGCCGATGTCCTTCGGCAAGTCAAGGGCGCGGATGCTGTCGGAAAAACAGGGCAAGGTCACCTTCGCCGACGTGGCGGGGATCGAAGAAGCCAAGGAAGAATTGCAGGAGGTGATCGAGTTTCTAAAGAATCCGCAGCGATTCCAGCGTCTTGGTGGAAAGATTCCCAAGGGGGTCCTGCTGATTGGTCCTCCGGGCACGGGCAAGACGTTGCTGGCGCGGGCGATTGCCGGGGAGGCGAATGTCCCCTTTTTCAATCTGTCGGGGTCCGATTTTGTCGAGATGTTTGTCGGTGTCGGCGCGGCGCGGGTGCGCGACATGTTCGAACAGGGAAAGAAGAATGCCCCGTGCATCATCTTCATCGATGAAATCGACGCCGTTGGCCGGCACCGTGGCGCTGGTCTCGGTGGTGGCCACGACGAACGCGAACAGACGCTCAACCAACTGCTTGTCGAAATGGATGGGTTCGAATCGGCCGAGGGGGTCATCCTCGTGGCTGCCACCAACCGGCCCGATGTATTGGATCCGGCGCTCCTGCGTCCGGGTCGTTTCGACCGTCAGGTGGCGGTCCCCAATCCCGATATTCTGGGCCGGACACGGATCCTTGAGGTCCACATGGGGAAGGTTCCCCTGGCCGAAAGCGTCGATCCGGAAGTGATTGCCCGCGGGACGCCGGGGTTTTCCGGGGCCGATCTGGCCAACCTGGTCAACGAGGCGGCGCTGGGGGCGGCGCGTCTGGACAAGAAACTGGTCGATATGGAGGATTTCGAGGCGGCCAAGGACAAGGTGATGATGGGCAAGCCGCGCAAATCGGCGATCATCTCCGAGAAGGAACGCCTGACCACCGCCTATCACGAGGCGGGCCACGCCATTGTCGCCTCCGTCATTCCCGGAACCGACCCGGTACACAAGGTGACCATCATTCCCCGGGGCCGGGCCCTGGGGCTGACGATGCAGTTGCCGACCGAGGACCGTCATACCTATTCCAGGCAACAGTTGGAAGACAACATCGCCATCATGATGGGGGGGCGCATCGCGGAGGATGTGGTCCTGAACCAGATGACCACGGGGGCCAACAACGACATCAAACGGGCTACCGACATCGCCCGCGGCATGGTCTGCGAGTTCGGCATGAGCGATCTGTTGGGACCCATGGTTTACGGCGACAAGGAGGAGGAAATCTTCCTCGGACGCGAAATCACCCAGCACAAGAGCGTTTCCGAGGAAACCGCCCGCTTGATCGACAAGGAAATCCGCGCCATCATCGATCGTAACTACGAGCGCGCCAAGGCCATCCTGTTGGAAAAACGTCAGGTCCTCGACAATATGGCCAAGGGCTTGCTGGAACGGGAAACGCTGGATTCGGAAGAGGTCGCCCGTCTGGTGGACGGGGCGTCGCTGGAAGAGGCGCTCAAACCCCTGCCTGCCATCGCCAAGAAGGGACCCAAGAGAAAACGTCGCGCCAAACCCAAGCCTGTCAGGCCCATTGATGAGGAAGAAGCGGATTTCGCGGAGGAAGAGGATTTTGAAGGGGACGATGACAACCTCTCTGGCGGCGAGGATCGTCCCGTCGCCGATCAACGTGGAAAATCTGGAAGAAAACCCAAGGGATCTCCCAAGGGTCCCGAGGATGTCGCGGATCGCGTCGATATTTCCGGGTTCGAAGGCCCGAAGGATTCATGA
- a CDS encoding phosphoglucosamine mutase has translation MNQGPETANPGENAPAREKKVERRIFGTDGIRSRANVYPMTAEMVLRLGRAAGRVLRKGEFRSTVVIGKDPRLSGYMFESALRAGFTSMGIHCLQVGTLPTPAVAFMTRALRADAGVVISASHNPFHDNGIKFFDPNGMKLPDSMELEIERVLFANEMDQHQPSPTEIGRATNIEDAPGRYIEFCKNSFPKALRLNGLRVVVDCANGAAYQVAPRVFWELGAEVISIGNEPDGLNINSGFGSLHPEKMRAKVRETRADIGVAFDGDADRLLVCDEKGRLLDGDHVLAMCALAMKRNETLKGDGVVATVMSNLGLERFLSRHGLKLIRTKVGDRYVLEHMFNNGYNLGGEQSGHMIFLDHNTTGDGIVSALKVLELMAGNHKPLSELTSGMELVPQILKNVMVPVGSDPLSSPKVGGVIARAEKALEGTGRILIRKSGTEPKIRVMMEGDSQSRIQELVDEVCQAIQDSVSGDVHV, from the coding sequence ATGAATCAAGGGCCGGAAACAGCGAACCCTGGGGAGAATGCGCCTGCCAGGGAAAAGAAGGTGGAGCGCCGTATTTTCGGCACCGACGGCATACGCAGCCGCGCCAACGTCTATCCGATGACGGCGGAAATGGTTCTGAGGCTGGGACGGGCCGCGGGACGGGTGTTGCGCAAGGGGGAATTTCGTTCGACGGTGGTGATCGGCAAGGATCCGCGGTTGTCGGGTTACATGTTCGAGTCGGCGTTGCGGGCGGGGTTTACATCGATGGGGATTCACTGCCTTCAGGTCGGGACGCTGCCGACGCCCGCGGTGGCCTTCATGACGCGCGCCCTCCGGGCCGATGCCGGCGTGGTCATTTCCGCGTCGCACAACCCGTTTCACGACAACGGCATCAAGTTTTTCGATCCCAATGGGATGAAGCTGCCCGACAGCATGGAACTGGAAATAGAGCGGGTTCTGTTCGCCAACGAAATGGACCAACATCAACCGTCGCCGACGGAGATTGGTCGGGCGACCAACATCGAGGACGCCCCGGGGCGCTACATCGAGTTTTGCAAGAACTCCTTTCCCAAGGCGCTGCGTCTCAATGGCCTGCGGGTCGTGGTCGATTGCGCCAACGGCGCCGCCTATCAGGTGGCGCCGAGGGTGTTCTGGGAATTGGGGGCCGAGGTCATTTCCATCGGCAACGAACCCGATGGCTTGAACATCAACAGTGGTTTCGGTTCCCTGCATCCGGAAAAGATGCGGGCCAAGGTCCGGGAGACCCGGGCCGACATCGGGGTCGCCTTCGATGGCGATGCCGACCGGTTGCTGGTCTGTGACGAGAAAGGACGGCTTCTTGACGGGGATCATGTCCTGGCGATGTGCGCCCTGGCCATGAAACGCAACGAAACCCTCAAGGGGGACGGCGTGGTGGCAACGGTCATGTCGAATCTGGGTCTGGAACGATTTCTGTCGCGTCATGGCCTCAAACTGATCCGGACCAAGGTTGGGGACCGTTATGTGTTGGAGCACATGTTCAACAACGGGTATAACCTGGGCGGGGAACAATCGGGGCACATGATCTTTCTGGATCACAACACCACGGGCGACGGCATCGTTTCGGCGCTCAAGGTGCTTGAACTCATGGCCGGCAACCATAAACCTCTGTCGGAATTGACCTCGGGCATGGAACTGGTGCCGCAGATTCTCAAGAATGTCATGGTTCCCGTTGGTTCCGATCCTCTTTCGAGTCCGAAGGTCGGCGGCGTGATCGCTCGGGCGGAAAAAGCCCTGGAAGGGACCGGACGGATATTGATCCGCAAGTCCGGGACCGAACCCAAGATCCGGGTCATGATGGAGGGGGATTCCCAGAGCCGGATTCAGGAACTTGTGGATGAAGTGTGCCAGGCGATTCAGGATTCGGTGAGCGGAGACGTCCATGTTTGA